GTTTACCATTGTTGTGGCCAAGAATGAGAAGCAGACCCGCAACGGGCACCAGATCCCAAACAACGGGGCGGGCCATCCGTCGCAGACGGGCGAACCGCTACTTCGCCCGTGACAGATAGTTTCCTGTCTCGGTATCGACTCTGACGGTTTCCCCAATTTCAATAAAACCGGGTACGCGAACGACCAGACCGGTTTCGGTCGTGGCCGGTTTGAGTTCATTGTTGACGGTTGCGCCCTTGAGAGAGGGGGGCGTGTCCTCAACCCTGAGGTCTACGGTCTTGGGCAGAGAAATGCCGACCGGCTGGCCGTTATGCAGATCAACCTTGATCATCAGATTGGGGGTCAGGAATTGGACCGCTTGGCCCAGGCTGTCTTGTGACAGCTCTAGCTGTTCATAGCTCTGGGCATTCATGAAATGGTAGGTCCCGCCCGATTCATACAGGTACTGCATGTCTTGCTGGTCGAGCGTCGCCCGCTCGATTTTGTCGTCTGAGCGAAACTTGTTTTCCGTCTGCAGACCGGTGCGCAGGTTGCGCAGCTTGGTCTGGACAAAGCCACGCTTATTGCCGGGAGTGA
This portion of the Desulfurellaceae bacterium genome encodes:
- the efp gene encoding elongation factor P encodes the protein MFVQATQLRVGTLIVYRDDLHRVMELIHVTPGNKRGFVQTKLRNLRTGLQTENKFRSDDKIERATLDQQDMQYLYESGGTYHFMNAQSYEQLELSQDSLGQAVQFLTPNLMIKVDLHNGQPVGISLPKTVDLRVEDTPPSLKGATVNNELKPATTETGLVVRVPGFIEIGETVRVDTETGNYLSRAK